TCTTGTTGCCCTGGTGGGTTGCTCGACCGGTTTCCCTCCGTACAGCGGTTCAAGCAGACGGAACGATCTTTGGGAGCTCTCTGATCTGCGAAATTCGCGAGAGAGGTGCTTTCGAGGGCGACGTCTGCGGAGTGGCTCTCGCGGAGACTGCTGACGCTCGGATGGCGCTCGAAACGGGGTTCTTCGCCGCGCCTCCCCGGTAGCGATGCGAGCGGCCGCCTCGTCCCCCGCTCCGCGGAGCTGAGAGCGCCGCCCTCCGCCCCGGGTGATACCTGTCTGGTATCATCTCTGTATGGCGATGACTCTCCGACTCCCCGGCGACCTTGACGCGAAGCTCACCGAGCGGGCTCGTCGGGAGGGTCGCAGCAAGCAGGAACTCGCCATCGAGGCCATCCGCGATGCTCAGGACCGGGCCGAGCTGAAGGTCGATGACGTCCTGGCCGAGCTGATGGACAGCGATG
This region of Streptomyces ambofaciens ATCC 23877 genomic DNA includes:
- a CDS encoding ribbon-helix-helix protein, CopG family; this translates as MAMTLRLPGDLDAKLTERARREGRSKQELAIEAIRDAQDRAELKVDDVLAELMDSDAEILDHLK